The sequence below is a genomic window from Haematobia irritans isolate KBUSLIRL chromosome 3, ASM5000362v1, whole genome shotgun sequence.
CCTTAGGTATTAATAAACcaaaatagttttgttttttttttttaatttcttaaattcTCTTTGTTTTCCAGGTAACTACATGAACCGTGGTGCTCGTGGCAATGCCTCTGGCTTCCGTTTGGCCTCGTTAAATCGTTTGGCCGATACCAAATCGAGTGCttcaaaaggcacaactttgCTTCACTTTTTGGTACAGGTTATCGATAAGAAATTCCGCGATCTTCTTAAATTGGAAGAAGACATACCTCATGTCCGTGAAGCTTCCAAGGTGTCCTTGGGAGAAATGGACAAAGATATCCAAATGTTACGCACTGGCTTAGCCGATGTGGCTCGTGAAATTGAATTCCATCGATCTTCGGGCCCAGCTCAACAGGGAGATCGTTTCTTACCTGTAATGCGTGAATTCCATGCTCAGGCTTCGGTACGTTttgccgaattggaagataaatTCCAAGATATGAAGACTAGATTTGATAGAGCTGTTCGTTTGTTTGGCGAGGACGGTTCAGTATTGCAACCTGATGAATTCTTTGGTATTTTCGATGCATTCCTCACCGCCTTCAACGAGGCCAAGCAAGACAATGAAAATTTGCGTAAACGCCAAGAGGAAGAGGAAAAGCGTGCCAAACAAGATGCCGAATTGAAAAAGCGGACCATAGAGCGCAAGAATAAGGAAGGTCTAATGTCTTCGGTGGCCAGAAATTTGGGTCTAAAATCTTCGAATGGACCCATAAGCCCTGCTAAGGGAGATAATAAGGGAGAATTTGATGATTTAATTTCAGCTTTGAGAACGGGCGATGTATTTggcgaagatatggccaaatttaagAGATCACGAAAAACTCGTTTAAGCAATGGTAGTACTTCACCTCCACGACATGGGGTGCATAGAGAAGAAAGTCGAGAACGTACTGTAAGAAGGCAGTGAATGATTAGTGactaatttcatataaatgaaataatttttgtttttatcgacAGTATCAATGTCACGAGAATGTTTGGAAAAATTATCAGAGATAAGGTCAAGTTATATGGGGAATAACGAATTAAacagtttatgttttttttttgggaaattttaggTCAAACAGATTTGAATGTAAATATGTTATTTGAATTTTATCTAGAATTTCTACATAAACTCCGTTATTGCATGATTTGTTAAGGGGCAGATTCTGCCATACTTGTTGTAAAATACCCTTATTAGTTCTTAAGGATATTTCCCATGGCCTATTATTCTGAGGAAAAACATCGGGATAGGGTCAAGTTATAGGAGGAAAACGTATTCAACATTATCTTTTTTAAGTTTAtgtgaaaaaaacatttaataattGGAGGTTTAACATGTAaaccaaaatttatataaattttctataattttcttcATCTTTCACACTCAAAGAAATTTAGAAGTAGTACGAACAACATAATAGAcctattttttgggtgtactaatatattttttcagtagCTTCAAGGGATTCCTTATATTTAAACTTATTATTTTCTTCCTCATTGTTTGTTGCGgtggcaaaaaaaaactcagaacaggtagaaaacttttgtttcagttataatttttttttaactcatttTTTGCAGCTCCTGTTTCAGCCAACTTTTGGCATTTCAGTAGTATTTTTGCTATTCGGGCTTTATCAAATAGCAGAACATACACAGAGCTATGGTTAGGTAATATTTTCGAAGCTAAACACTTCCCCGATTGATCTTCGTTAGACTAAAATTACATGTGACAGAAATCACCGAGAGACTTTTGGATACTTCCtagatatttttgaaattcttaAATGACcgctgcgtttttttttttattcaaagttTTGGccttattttctatatttttctatttacaaCAATGCTTTCTGTATACATATTCTTGTTAAATGATTGTAAAAAGTAAAActggattaaaaaaatatatttaattatatattgtaattataaaaaaagtaaatatttttatgcaattaggatattattaaatgtttaagtaaaatcaattattgtgcgagcatataatttttttataaaaaaaacaaaactgtaaTGAAAGCAACAaaccaaaattatttaaataaaaacaaaatatttatcaacttcccccttacaaaaataaaatacacacCCACACACTTTTGTATTAATTACACATAAAAacttagcaaaaaaaaacaattgtttaTATGTATCAATCTTACTATGTATTTAATTTGCTGTTCtgttttcacataaaaaaaaataagtatattaTTATGTTTATCTAACTTTTAGCGATAAGATGAAGCGGCAACATAAGTGTGGCGGCCCAAATAGTACCACAGCAACTTGTATATGTAATATTAAGCATATGAGTTATATTAGACcatattatataatataataaaataataaaagaaaaataaaatataaaactaaatactcgaaaatcgattttttttccttttatttATGACACGATTCATAGTCTTGTACTAAATTACGGTACAATTTGGCTATTTTAGAATTTTGTTGGCAAAGAACCCCACCACCACGCATCAATTGATGCTCTTGACGGTTAATATCACCTACACAAATCCAATTACTTGTACTGGGTAAACGCCAACGCCAAAATTTCAACCCCACACTTTGTGAAACGGCCCATTTGGAATGATCTTGGGAAGTTTTAAAATCGACCCCGAGATCTTCGGATTTAAGACTTTTCACATTATAAACATTATCATTACGTGAGCAATTTGAGGGTAAATTTCCAGCTCCATTACGCCAAGTTTCTACCAGAAGATTAGTATCTAATACTGGCGCCAAAAAATCTTCATATAATTCTTGATTAAATTTACTGGTCTTAGCAAAGGATTTGAAAGTATTTCCTTGTAAGgaaaccaaatttaaaacattaTTAAAAGGCTTTTGTGAAATCCATTGACCTTTTATGACTTTTTCCAAAGTAGGAAATCTATCAACCAATGTCTTGGGAACATGGCTGTGGTATATATTGGGTTcattaaataataattgttCGCCCACCTTTTCCATTTCGCCAGCTGGAAAAGTGACACATAAGAAGCTTTGACCATAATGCGCCCCTGTAGAGGGATATTCGTGTTTTGGTATGGATGGATATTTTGGTACTGAATGTATTAGCCATAGTCCAGTTACACCATCACTGGCTACTACCCCTTTGGTATGGCCTCCAGAAAACACTACAGTACCATTGGGAAATTCATCATTGTAAGCCAATAACAATATTGAATCGTTGGCAAACAAAGGACTCAAAGTTGAAGCTGCCATCGAGTTCGATTCATTAATCGTTCTATTCGACAAACTCCACTGTTCAAAAGATACGCTTGATATATATAGATAATGGAAACCACTATTATCCCTAGTATTTGTTGGATCTTTGGGGGCATAATGCATGGgtaatttgtataaataaaacctgaaaaaattaaaagattttAAATCTTAAAGTCAAATTCTAAATTTTCTCTACCCACCAATCGACATTATCACCATTTTCATCTTTACACGATACCTGGGCAGGACTTGTTGCACACAAAATCCCAGGTAGATTTATAAACAATAGAAGCATTAAGCATTTAAGTagtattttcattgtttttcctaaaatcaaacaaatttaaTGCGCAAATGTACTTCTTGTTCGGAACTCGTTGAAAACTATACTGAGCGGACAAGCTCAACTGAAGATAAGAGTTAGAGGTTTGAGTTGAGTTAAATACACAGAAAGAGCGGCCATAACGCCGAATGCAATTCAATAACAACAACCATGAACATATACAATGACAAT
It includes:
- the DNaseII gene encoding deoxyribonuclease II encodes the protein MKILLKCLMLLLFINLPGILCATSPAQVSCKDENGDNVDWFYLYKLPMHYAPKDPTNTRDNSGFHYLYISSVSFEQWSLSNRTINESNSMAASTLSPLFANDSILLLAYNDEFPNGTVVFSGGHTKGVVASDGVTGLWLIHSVPKYPSIPKHEYPSTGAHYGQSFLCVTFPAGEMEKVGEQLLFNEPNIYHSHVPKTLVDRFPTLEKVIKGQWISQKPFNNVLNLVSLQGNTFKSFAKTSKFNQELYEDFLAPVLDTNLLVETWRNGAGNLPSNCSRNDNVYNVKSLKSEDLGVDFKTSQDHSKWAVSQSVGLKFWRWRLPSTSNWICVGDINRQEHQLMRGGGVLCQQNSKIAKLYRNLVQDYESCHK